In Sphingobacterium thalpophilum, a genomic segment contains:
- a CDS encoding MBL fold metallo-hydrolase, whose translation MFTIKTFTFNPYQENTYLLYNESGNAIIIDPGMYGEQEQQELLAFIANNNLKPTFLLNTHCHIDHVLGNSFVHEKFGLLPQFHEGEVPILVAVQNYAPQMGIRYDISPIGETFLNEDDPIYLDNDELKVILAPGHSPAHICFYSANQKFLIGGDVLFRNSIGRTDLPGGNHQQLLDSIKTKLYTLPDDTIVYPGHGPSTTIGFEKNSNPFIRG comes from the coding sequence ATGTTTACGATAAAAACATTCACTTTCAATCCATATCAGGAAAATACTTACCTACTCTATAACGAGTCAGGAAATGCCATTATTATTGATCCAGGGATGTATGGCGAGCAAGAACAGCAAGAACTATTGGCTTTCATTGCAAACAATAACCTCAAGCCGACATTCCTATTAAATACACATTGCCATATTGACCATGTTTTAGGGAATAGTTTTGTCCATGAAAAATTTGGCTTGCTCCCACAGTTCCACGAAGGTGAAGTACCAATTTTAGTAGCGGTACAGAATTACGCTCCTCAGATGGGCATCCGATATGACATCTCACCAATTGGAGAAACATTTCTAAATGAGGATGATCCCATTTATTTAGATAATGATGAGCTAAAGGTCATTCTTGCACCTGGACATTCCCCTGCACATATCTGTTTTTATTCAGCTAATCAAAAATTCTTGATCGGGGGAGATGTCCTATTTCGCAATAGCATTGGCCGTACTGATCTTCCTGGGGGAAATCACCAGCAGCTTTTAGATAGCATAAAAACAAAACTTTATACCCTGCCCGACGACACGATCGTCTATCCGGGGCATGGACCATCGACAACGATTGGCTTTGAAAAAAATTCTAATCCATTTATCCGAGGATAA
- a CDS encoding shikimate dehydrogenase, which translates to MKKLGLIGYPLGHSFSKKYYLEKFKQEHITDVDYDLYPLAQIADFTTIASNKDFYGVNVTIPYKIAVMDYLDELSEEARAIQAVNCIRISHTSDGATHLKGYNTDAYGFEASLRPLLNPLVDKKALILGNGGAAKAVIYALNQLGIMHTLVSRTKQADQLTYNDLNAAILADHTVIINCSPVGTFPNTAEYPKIPYEFLTENHLCYDLIYNPEETAFLRKSKEKGARIKNGYEMLVLQAEKNWEIWNS; encoded by the coding sequence ATGAAAAAATTAGGCTTAATAGGATACCCATTAGGGCATTCTTTTTCAAAAAAATATTATTTAGAAAAATTTAAACAAGAACATATTACCGATGTGGATTACGATTTATATCCACTTGCTCAAATAGCCGATTTTACAACGATTGCTTCCAATAAAGATTTCTATGGTGTCAATGTGACCATTCCTTATAAGATAGCGGTTATGGATTACTTGGACGAGCTCTCAGAAGAAGCTCGTGCAATACAAGCTGTAAACTGCATTCGAATCAGCCATACATCAGATGGCGCAACACATCTAAAAGGTTACAATACTGATGCCTACGGTTTTGAGGCATCGCTAAGGCCGCTACTAAATCCCTTGGTGGATAAAAAGGCTTTGATTTTAGGTAATGGAGGCGCTGCAAAGGCTGTCATTTATGCCCTGAATCAACTTGGAATAATGCATACTTTAGTAAGCAGAACCAAACAGGCAGACCAGCTCACTTATAATGACCTTAATGCCGCTATCCTAGCTGACCATACAGTGATTATCAACTGTTCACCGGTTGGTACATTCCCCAATACGGCAGAATATCCAAAAATTCCTTACGAATTCTTAACCGAGAACCACCTCTGTTATGATCTCATTTACAATCCAGAGGAAACAGCATTTCTTCGAAAAAGCAAAGAAAAAGGCGCCAGAATCAAAAACGGATATGAAATGCTGGTTCTACAAGCAGAAAAAAACTGGGAAATCTGGAATAGTTGA
- a CDS encoding tetratricopeptide repeat protein: protein MEEDFEFENPEERKISVDRYEEMLRNEDQYFFDSKAFEGIIDYYAEKNDPVKALQVTEFAISQHPFDITFLLKQAQLFSTIQQYQNALAALDKAELLEASEGDIFLIRGGILGSIGQFDNALEQLFKALPLLDNKDEVYFHIAMIFQAQMNYDKAIIYLKKALELNMDYQEALYELAYCYDVLDRQEESISFYKKYIDSDPYSYYAWYNLGNSYHKISRFEEALDAYDYAILIKEDFSSAYFNKGNALVNLDRYQEALDVYKQTFEYEQPSADTYCAIGECYEKLEQMEEARNYYKKAVKLDGELADAWFGIGVTLDFEERYFESLHFYKKALELEDTNPDYWFAIADARYKLQQIDLAEEAYKKVVALNPTDIDAWLDYSSILFEQSKIEEAINVISDAITQNPNAAELYYRVVAYLFANGQYNEALNFLELGLATDPDKHHILFDYLPQLQGNQIITEIVKKYTKPKD, encoded by the coding sequence ATGGAAGAGGATTTTGAATTTGAAAACCCCGAGGAAAGAAAAATCTCGGTGGACAGATATGAGGAAATGCTTCGAAACGAGGATCAGTATTTTTTTGACTCCAAAGCTTTTGAAGGAATTATTGATTACTACGCTGAAAAAAATGACCCTGTTAAGGCCTTACAGGTTACCGAATTTGCGATCAGCCAACATCCTTTTGATATTACGTTTTTATTGAAACAGGCACAACTGTTTTCAACGATTCAACAATATCAGAATGCACTTGCAGCACTAGATAAAGCGGAATTATTGGAAGCTTCAGAAGGAGACATTTTCTTGATCCGCGGTGGCATATTAGGCAGTATCGGCCAATTTGATAATGCTTTGGAACAGCTCTTCAAAGCACTTCCGCTATTAGATAATAAAGATGAGGTGTATTTCCATATTGCGATGATCTTTCAAGCGCAAATGAACTATGACAAGGCAATAATTTATCTAAAGAAAGCACTTGAGCTCAACATGGATTACCAAGAAGCACTCTATGAATTGGCCTACTGTTATGATGTATTGGATAGACAAGAGGAAAGTATCTCCTTTTATAAAAAATACATTGATTCAGATCCATACTCCTACTATGCTTGGTACAATTTGGGAAATTCTTACCATAAAATCAGTCGGTTTGAGGAAGCTTTAGACGCATACGACTATGCTATATTAATTAAGGAAGACTTTTCTTCCGCTTATTTCAATAAGGGAAATGCTCTAGTCAATCTTGATCGCTATCAGGAAGCATTGGATGTTTACAAACAAACATTTGAATATGAACAACCAAGTGCTGATACCTATTGTGCGATAGGCGAATGTTATGAAAAACTTGAGCAGATGGAAGAAGCTCGCAATTATTATAAAAAGGCCGTCAAATTAGACGGGGAGCTTGCTGATGCCTGGTTCGGTATTGGGGTTACCTTAGATTTCGAAGAACGCTATTTTGAATCACTGCATTTTTATAAAAAAGCATTGGAACTGGAGGATACAAACCCCGATTACTGGTTTGCGATTGCCGACGCCCGGTACAAACTACAACAAATAGATCTTGCAGAAGAAGCCTATAAAAAGGTAGTCGCTTTAAACCCAACAGACATCGATGCCTGGCTCGATTATTCCTCAATTCTATTTGAACAAAGTAAAATTGAAGAAGCTATTAATGTGATATCTGATGCCATCACACAAAATCCAAATGCAGCAGAACTGTACTATCGTGTAGTTGCTTATCTATTTGCCAATGGACAATACAATGAAGCGCTCAACTTTTTAGAGCTTGGCTTAGCGACTGATCCCGATAAGCATCATATTCTTTTTGATTACCTTCCACAGCTGCAGGGGAATCAGATCATTACTGAAATTGTAAAAAAATATACCAAGCCGAAAGATTAA
- a CDS encoding OmpA family protein: MKTIKINNNLKNKSMNYSTIKKTAVAATLVAALGFAGTAQAQQVFGGRSQYRTWSIGVQGGITTPNTILPGSNAFGQKVGYFQNKVGEYYGLTIRKQFSHTFGLELEANRGKIKTYNKALDGFNGFEAGSGTNRNGVAKSAQTDVNWAASINGVFQLGTIDFLRRENAVNFYAKVGLGVLANNPVQFGNEDFSGTEVYNNKGNWGSEIFGDREFKGDRDNKLTAFVPVGVGAKFKLSEVVALNLGYTMNFTDDNLLYGPARTDYKGKFSTVMAGLEFTLGSKDKQNLTFANPVATLYDELKDPSLRNEVEALKQRVSTLEGTVNTLSADADGDGVSDKFDKCPGTPAGTPVDGSGCPIKFPEPVVNNVTSNGYYPPIQFEFDSSVLKTSSYSTLDKLAKELRDNNSAVQLDGYASAEGSEAYNLTLSKDRANSVKQYLVNAGVSSSSITAKGYGEKNPVASNATEEGRAQNRRVEIKK; the protein is encoded by the coding sequence TTGAAAACAATTAAAATTAATAATAACCTTAAAAACAAGAGTATGAACTATTCTACAATTAAAAAAACAGCTGTTGCTGCTACATTAGTTGCCGCTTTAGGTTTCGCTGGTACAGCACAAGCTCAACAAGTATTCGGTGGTAGATCACAATACAGAACTTGGTCTATCGGAGTTCAAGGTGGTATCACTACACCAAACACAATTCTTCCTGGATCAAATGCTTTTGGACAAAAAGTAGGTTACTTCCAAAACAAAGTTGGTGAATACTACGGATTAACTATCCGTAAACAGTTCTCTCACACTTTCGGATTAGAGTTGGAAGCAAACCGTGGTAAGATCAAAACCTATAACAAAGCTCTTGACGGATTTAACGGATTTGAAGCTGGCTCTGGAACTAATCGTAATGGTGTTGCTAAATCTGCACAAACTGATGTAAATTGGGCAGCTAGCATTAATGGTGTATTTCAATTAGGAACTATTGATTTCTTAAGAAGAGAAAATGCGGTTAACTTTTACGCTAAAGTCGGTTTAGGAGTGTTGGCCAATAATCCTGTTCAATTTGGAAATGAAGACTTTTCTGGAACAGAGGTTTATAACAATAAAGGTAATTGGGGATCTGAAATCTTCGGTGACCGTGAATTCAAAGGTGACCGTGATAACAAGTTAACCGCTTTCGTTCCTGTAGGGGTAGGTGCAAAATTCAAATTATCTGAAGTAGTTGCATTGAACTTGGGTTACACAATGAACTTCACTGATGATAACTTATTATATGGTCCAGCTCGTACAGATTACAAAGGTAAATTCTCTACAGTTATGGCTGGTCTAGAATTCACTTTAGGTTCGAAAGATAAACAAAACTTGACTTTTGCTAACCCAGTTGCGACATTGTACGATGAGTTGAAAGATCCTTCATTGAGAAACGAAGTTGAAGCATTGAAACAACGTGTAAGCACTTTAGAAGGTACAGTTAACACATTAAGCGCTGACGCTGATGGTGACGGTGTATCTGATAAATTTGACAAATGTCCTGGTACTCCAGCTGGTACTCCAGTAGATGGTTCAGGATGTCCAATCAAATTCCCAGAGCCAGTTGTTAACAACGTTACTTCTAACGGTTACTACCCTCCAATTCAATTCGAATTTGATAGCTCAGTATTGAAAACTTCATCTTACTCTACATTAGACAAATTGGCTAAGGAGTTACGTGATAACAACTCTGCTGTACAATTAGATGGTTATGCATCTGCTGAAGGTTCTGAAGCTTATAACTTAACTTTATCTAAAGACCGTGCTAACTCTGTAAAACAATATTTAGTAAACGCTGGTGTTTCTTCATCAAGCATCACAGCTAAAGGTTACGGAGAGAAAAACCCAGTTGCATCAAATGCTACTGAAGAAGGTCGCGCTCAAAACCGTCGTGTTGAGATCAAAAAATAA
- a CDS encoding inorganic phosphate transporter: protein MMSTLLVVVIVLAIAFDYINGFHDAANSIATVVSTKVLTPAMAVLWAAIFNFAAYFYFTDHKVANTIAKTVLEEYITLEVIFAGLLAAIGWNLFTWYYGVPSSSSHTLIGGFAGSGMAYAFILGADPIHAINIDATLKIIAFIVLAPIIGMTISVIITLIVINLAKNSRPSVAEKWFKILQLVSSAALSFAHGGNDAQKVMGIILVAMVAGGYVPTTEHMPEWIPLTCYAAIAAGTMSGGWKIVKTMGTKITKVTPLEGVCAESAGAVTLGITEHFGIPASTTHTITGAIIGVGVVKRVSAVRWGVTISLLWAWILTIPVSALLGALSLLVVHYLL from the coding sequence ATGATGTCAACATTACTCGTTGTTGTGATTGTCCTTGCGATTGCCTTTGACTACATCAATGGATTCCATGATGCTGCCAATTCTATTGCGACAGTTGTATCAACAAAAGTTTTAACGCCAGCAATGGCCGTCTTATGGGCCGCGATATTCAACTTTGCAGCTTACTTCTACTTTACAGATCATAAAGTAGCCAATACCATTGCAAAAACAGTATTGGAAGAATACATTACCTTAGAAGTTATTTTTGCAGGATTACTTGCAGCAATTGGTTGGAACTTATTTACATGGTACTATGGAGTACCATCAAGTTCGTCCCATACACTTATTGGAGGTTTTGCAGGATCGGGTATGGCTTACGCTTTCATCCTTGGCGCAGATCCTATTCACGCTATCAACATTGATGCTACCTTAAAGATTATTGCATTTATCGTACTTGCGCCTATCATAGGTATGACGATATCGGTTATCATCACATTGATTGTAATCAATCTGGCGAAAAACTCCCGGCCAAGTGTTGCCGAAAAATGGTTCAAGATATTGCAACTTGTTTCTTCGGCGGCTTTGAGCTTTGCACATGGAGGTAATGATGCACAGAAAGTAATGGGAATTATCCTTGTCGCTATGGTAGCTGGTGGTTATGTCCCAACGACTGAACACATGCCAGAGTGGATTCCATTGACTTGTTACGCAGCAATCGCTGCCGGAACAATGAGCGGTGGATGGAAAATTGTCAAAACGATGGGAACCAAGATTACAAAAGTAACACCTTTGGAAGGTGTTTGTGCTGAATCTGCGGGAGCTGTCACCTTGGGTATCACAGAACATTTCGGAATACCAGCCTCAACAACGCATACCATTACAGGTGCAATCATCGGAGTTGGTGTTGTCAAACGTGTCTCAGCAGTACGTTGGGGGGTAACAATCAGCTTGTTATGGGCTTGGATATTGACAATTCCAGTTTCAGCTTTGTTGGGCGCATTGTCGTTATTGGTCGTACATTATTTGCTTTAG
- a CDS encoding DUF47 domain-containing protein codes for MSLNSIFQYFVPKDKKFFPLFEQAGNNLIEMSKLLKDIVNSSNPEKKKELTRKVEDLEHRGDNITHQIHLELGKNFITPFDREDIHSLASSLDDVADFIHGAANRMDLYKVEKATEPMIEIADLLVEATEHVSKAIHELRDLKNIRNITDSCVRINSVENKADYIFDKAVADLFEFEKDAISLIKHKEVLSAMEDATDKCEDVANVLESILVKNA; via the coding sequence ATGTCTTTAAATAGCATTTTTCAATACTTCGTTCCAAAGGATAAAAAATTCTTCCCTTTGTTTGAACAAGCCGGCAACAACTTGATCGAGATGTCAAAGTTGTTAAAAGATATTGTTAACTCAAGCAACCCTGAAAAGAAAAAGGAATTAACACGCAAAGTGGAAGATTTGGAACATAGAGGCGACAACATTACGCATCAAATTCATTTGGAGCTGGGAAAGAACTTTATCACTCCTTTTGACCGCGAAGATATACACTCTTTGGCAAGTTCATTGGACGATGTCGCAGATTTTATACACGGTGCTGCCAATAGAATGGACCTTTACAAGGTTGAAAAGGCCACTGAGCCAATGATTGAAATTGCTGACTTACTAGTCGAAGCTACAGAACATGTATCAAAAGCTATTCATGAGCTTAGAGATTTAAAAAATATCCGCAATATTACGGATTCATGTGTTCGCATCAATAGCGTAGAAAACAAAGCCGATTATATCTTCGATAAAGCTGTAGCTGACCTTTTTGAATTTGAAAAAGATGCAATTTCATTAATTAAACACAAAGAAGTGTTATCTGCAATGGAAGATGCAACCGATAAATGTGAGGATGTTGCTAACGTATTAGAAAGCATTCTAGTTAAAAACGCATAA
- a CDS encoding cell wall metabolism sensor histidine kinase WalK, with the protein MNFRQLLLANSATVGIAISTISFYYKHDLQTALIIFFVAVVTSFLLFNYLFEKYIYRRLNTMYKLIHNLKLGKDLKDAIGEHVSEDPITDAENEVKAWAKDKKNEIEQLKSQEKFRREFLSNISHEFKTPLFATQGYIETLQDGLMEEDMEMAKNFLDKAARNLDRLNYLIQDLDEISKLESGKMVLNIEKFDIVDLIKDTTYSLEDKAKQHNIKIEFKPKVGTPHWVKADRNKIHQVLYNLIDNSLKYGKEGGTTKIKIFPLFEQVLIEITDDGYGIEEKNLSRVFERFFRTDKSRSRDIGGSGLGLAIVKHIVEAHQQNVNVRSTEGIGTTFGFTLQKVQSGN; encoded by the coding sequence ATGAATTTTAGACAATTACTATTGGCAAACTCCGCAACTGTCGGTATTGCAATATCCACGATCAGCTTTTATTATAAACATGACCTACAGACAGCGTTGATCATTTTCTTTGTTGCTGTGGTAACGAGCTTCCTCCTATTTAACTATCTATTTGAAAAATACATATATCGTAGACTCAATACGATGTATAAATTAATTCATAACCTTAAACTCGGCAAGGATCTTAAGGATGCTATCGGAGAACATGTCAGTGAGGATCCAATTACGGATGCTGAAAACGAAGTCAAAGCATGGGCAAAAGATAAAAAAAACGAGATAGAGCAGTTAAAATCACAAGAAAAATTCCGTAGAGAATTTTTATCCAACATTTCTCATGAATTCAAAACGCCATTATTTGCTACCCAAGGTTACATTGAAACCCTGCAAGATGGCCTTATGGAAGAAGATATGGAAATGGCCAAGAACTTCTTAGATAAGGCTGCCCGGAATCTGGACAGGCTAAATTACCTGATTCAGGATCTTGATGAGATATCCAAACTGGAATCTGGAAAAATGGTCCTGAATATAGAGAAATTCGATATCGTTGATCTTATTAAAGACACCACCTACTCTCTTGAGGACAAAGCTAAACAGCACAATATCAAAATAGAATTCAAGCCAAAAGTGGGCACACCACATTGGGTTAAAGCTGACCGCAATAAAATTCATCAGGTGTTATACAATCTGATTGACAATTCCCTAAAGTATGGAAAAGAGGGCGGGACAACTAAAATTAAGATTTTCCCACTATTTGAACAGGTTCTTATCGAGATTACAGACGACGGTTATGGCATCGAAGAAAAAAATCTCAGCCGTGTATTCGAGCGCTTTTTCCGAACTGATAAGAGTCGATCACGCGATATCGGAGGATCAGGATTAGGATTGGCTATCGTAAAGCATATTGTCGAAGCACATCAGCAAAACGTCAATGTCCGTAGTACAGAAGGCATTGGGACAACATTTGGCTTTACTTTACAAAAAGTTCAGTCAGGAAATTAA
- a CDS encoding phosphatidylserine decarboxylase family protein translates to MKFHKEGYTTLAIAVLFIFIINAVADYYDAPQYTKWFIYALSAFLFITVVQFFRSPKKVVNPQDGVILCPADGKVVVIEETEENEYFHDKRIQVSIFMSPVNVHVNRNPISGLVTFFKYHPGKFLVAWHPKSSTDNERTTVVVKDKAGREVLFRQIAGALARRIVWYVKEKDEVVQGNEFGFIKFGSRVDLFLPLGTEINVNIGDKVTGAKTIIGKF, encoded by the coding sequence ATGAAATTTCATAAAGAAGGATATACCACATTAGCGATCGCTGTACTTTTTATCTTCATCATCAATGCCGTTGCGGATTATTATGACGCTCCGCAATACACTAAATGGTTTATTTATGCGCTCTCAGCATTCCTATTCATTACAGTTGTTCAGTTTTTCAGAAGTCCCAAAAAAGTGGTTAACCCGCAGGATGGCGTGATTCTCTGTCCAGCCGATGGAAAAGTTGTTGTTATCGAAGAAACTGAGGAAAATGAGTATTTCCATGATAAGCGGATACAGGTGTCGATATTTATGTCTCCTGTCAATGTGCATGTCAACAGAAACCCAATCAGTGGTTTAGTCACGTTCTTTAAATACCATCCGGGCAAATTTCTAGTGGCTTGGCACCCCAAATCATCTACCGATAACGAAAGAACAACAGTCGTTGTCAAAGATAAGGCTGGACGGGAAGTTCTTTTCCGCCAGATTGCAGGAGCATTAGCACGCCGCATTGTATGGTATGTAAAAGAAAAAGACGAAGTCGTGCAAGGCAATGAGTTTGGTTTTATCAAATTCGGCTCCCGCGTCGATTTGTTTCTTCCTTTAGGGACTGAAATCAATGTTAACATTGGTGATAAGGTTACTGGAGCAAAAACGATTATCGGAAAATTTTAA
- a CDS encoding toxin-antitoxin system YwqK family antitoxin, with protein sequence MIRKLIHILLLLCVCSFTKLHAQDDKPVFYEKLDQGLIRFYFDKYYYLVSKECEFKTIERVSKFDFAKQVFDGEFRDFAPNGSRILIGSYKDGKKEGLFQAFHPNGVLKWEVNFQNNHPTGDWKYYYPDGKPLLTIAYNEQGYFIKDYWDNRGKQEVIDGEGNYEFSIPFEGFTEFGFDFYLRKGKVKNGRPQGNWNTYFYNVGQQAVYAMTQRFANGVLTTTYDDNGDLNNEDFMSLSILPYDYFIRAELFNGKSCSFDDYSNFYAFLTKRFNDNLNKTGLDITKQVNFSYLVEVKKSGMANPKSLKLISDSGDEPFDGTLSRIARSVDFYFPTYKDNQPQDDLIRVSGGITQGNDGKIYTHSIKIERQIDNSSK encoded by the coding sequence ATGATTAGAAAACTCATCCATATCTTATTATTATTGTGTGTCTGTAGCTTTACAAAGCTACATGCACAAGATGACAAACCTGTATTCTATGAAAAACTAGACCAGGGATTGATTCGCTTTTATTTTGACAAATATTATTATTTAGTTTCAAAAGAATGTGAGTTTAAAACGATCGAACGTGTGAGCAAATTTGATTTTGCAAAGCAAGTTTTTGATGGAGAGTTCCGCGATTTTGCGCCAAATGGATCGAGAATACTCATTGGTTCCTATAAAGATGGTAAAAAAGAAGGCTTATTCCAAGCCTTTCATCCGAACGGAGTGCTAAAATGGGAAGTAAATTTTCAAAACAACCATCCAACCGGTGATTGGAAATATTACTACCCGGATGGAAAACCCTTATTAACCATTGCCTATAATGAGCAAGGCTATTTTATCAAAGATTACTGGGACAACAGAGGCAAACAGGAGGTGATAGACGGCGAAGGCAACTATGAATTTTCTATTCCTTTTGAAGGTTTTACGGAGTTCGGTTTTGATTTCTATCTACGCAAAGGAAAGGTAAAAAACGGTAGGCCGCAGGGAAACTGGAATACATATTTCTACAATGTAGGTCAGCAAGCAGTTTACGCCATGACACAACGCTTTGCAAATGGTGTACTCACAACGACCTATGACGACAATGGAGATCTAAATAATGAGGATTTCATGTCGCTAAGTATCCTCCCTTACGACTATTTTATACGAGCGGAACTATTTAACGGTAAGTCCTGCAGCTTTGATGATTATTCCAATTTTTATGCATTCCTAACCAAACGTTTTAACGACAATCTCAATAAAACCGGGCTAGACATCACCAAACAGGTTAATTTTTCTTACTTAGTGGAAGTAAAGAAAAGCGGAATGGCTAATCCAAAAAGCCTCAAGTTAATATCAGATTCCGGCGACGAGCCTTTCGATGGCACTTTGAGCCGTATTGCGAGAAGTGTTGACTTCTATTTCCCTACATATAAAGACAATCAGCCTCAAGACGACCTTATCAGAGTATCCGGCGGAATCACACAGGGTAATGACGGAAAAATCTATACCCATTCAATTAAAATCGAAAGACAAATAGACAATTCGAGTAAATAA